One Pseudomonas tolaasii NCPPB 2192 genomic window carries:
- the ngg gene encoding N-acetylglutaminylglutamine synthetase, whose translation MKPHSAAYSQRLLKGQAPSYERLQARLAEDGSPQNAEPIAVHCGWGRLLIGHTFPDPATLAEELLNEQAGERDIALYVAAPQQILGIDPQQLFLDPSDTLRLWFTDYRPATRVFRGFRIRRVQTDADWQAVNQLYQGRGMLPVDAERLTPRHQGGPVYWLAEDEDSGAVIGSVMGLNHQKAFHDPENGCSLWCLAVDPQCTRPGVGEVLVRHLVEHFMSRGLSYLDLSVLHDNRQAKSLYAKLGFRALTTFAIKRKNGINQPLFLGPGPQAGFNPYARIIVEEAHRRGIDVQVDDADAGLFTLSHGGRRVRCRESLSDLTSAISMTLCQDKSLTHKVLKAAGLQLPQQQLAGSADDNLEFLDEHQRIVVKPLDGEQGQGVAVDLQTIEEVQKAIEAARQFDSRVLLESFHEGLDLRILVIGFEVVAAAIRRPAEVTGDGHHSIGALIEAQSRRRQAATDGESKIPLDAETQRTLHAAGFDYSSILPRGQTLAVRRTANLHTGGCLEDVTAILHPTLVDAAVRAARALDIPMVGLDLMVPAADQPEYVFIEANERAGLANHEPQPTAEKFVDLLFPHS comes from the coding sequence ATGAAACCCCATTCAGCGGCTTACAGCCAACGCTTGCTCAAGGGCCAGGCGCCGTCGTATGAGCGCCTGCAAGCCCGGCTGGCCGAAGATGGCAGCCCGCAAAACGCTGAACCGATTGCCGTGCATTGCGGTTGGGGGCGCCTGTTGATCGGGCATACGTTTCCCGACCCGGCGACGCTGGCGGAAGAACTGCTCAATGAGCAGGCCGGCGAACGCGACATTGCGCTCTACGTGGCCGCGCCTCAGCAAATTCTGGGGATCGACCCGCAGCAACTGTTTCTCGACCCGTCCGACACCTTGCGCCTGTGGTTCACCGACTATCGCCCGGCCACCCGCGTGTTTCGCGGCTTTCGTATTCGCCGGGTGCAGACCGACGCTGACTGGCAGGCCGTTAACCAGCTCTATCAGGGCCGTGGCATGTTGCCGGTCGACGCCGAACGCCTCACGCCGCGCCATCAAGGCGGCCCGGTGTATTGGCTGGCGGAAGATGAAGACAGCGGCGCGGTGATCGGCAGCGTGATGGGCCTCAACCATCAAAAAGCGTTCCACGACCCGGAAAACGGCTGCAGCCTGTGGTGCCTGGCGGTTGACCCGCAATGCACCCGCCCCGGCGTGGGCGAGGTGTTGGTTCGCCATCTGGTCGAACATTTCATGAGCCGGGGTTTGAGCTACCTGGATCTGTCGGTGCTGCACGATAACCGCCAAGCCAAAAGCCTCTACGCCAAGCTGGGTTTCCGCGCGCTGACCACCTTTGCGATCAAGCGCAAAAACGGAATCAACCAACCGCTGTTTCTCGGCCCGGGACCGCAGGCGGGGTTCAACCCGTATGCGCGGATCATCGTCGAAGAAGCCCATCGACGCGGCATTGATGTGCAGGTGGACGACGCTGACGCAGGCCTGTTTACCCTCAGCCATGGCGGGCGCCGCGTGCGTTGCCGCGAATCCCTGAGCGACCTGACCAGCGCCATCAGCATGACCCTGTGTCAGGACAAGAGCCTGACCCACAAGGTGCTCAAGGCCGCCGGCCTGCAACTGCCGCAGCAGCAACTGGCGGGCAGCGCGGATGACAACCTGGAGTTTCTCGACGAACACCAGCGCATCGTGGTCAAGCCACTCGATGGCGAGCAAGGCCAGGGTGTTGCGGTGGACTTGCAGACCATCGAAGAGGTGCAGAAAGCCATCGAAGCCGCGCGCCAGTTCGACAGCCGTGTGTTGCTCGAAAGCTTTCATGAAGGCCTGGACCTGCGCATTCTGGTGATCGGCTTTGAAGTGGTCGCCGCCGCCATTCGCCGCCCGGCCGAAGTGACCGGTGACGGTCATCATTCCATTGGCGCGTTGATCGAAGCCCAGAGTCGGCGGCGCCAGGCGGCGACTGACGGCGAAAGCAAAATCCCGCTGGACGCCGAAACCCAACGTACCCTGCACGCTGCCGGTTTCGACTACAGCAGCATCCTGCCCCGTGGCCAGACCCTGGCCGTACGCCGCACCGCCAACCTGCACACCGGCGGCTGCCTGGAGGACGTCACCGCCATCCTGCACCCCACGCTGGTGGACGCCGCCGTACGCGCGGCGCGTGCGCTGGACATCCCCATGGTCGGCCTGGACCTCATGGTGCCCGCCGCCGACCAGCCCGAATACGTGTTCATCGAGGCCAATGAACGGGCGGGCCTGGCCAATCATGAGCCACAACCGACTGCGGAAAAATTTGTGGATTTGTTGTTTCCCCACAGTTAA
- a CDS encoding osmoprotectant NAGGN system M42 family peptidase has product MSLTIPEPDLNYLQKVLLEMLAIPSPTGFTDTIVRYVAERLEELGIPFEMTRRGTIRATLKGQKNSPDRAVSAHLDTIGAAVRAIKDNGRLTLAPVGCWSSRFAEGSRVSLFTDNGVIRGSVLPLMASGHAFNTAVDEMPVSWDHVELRLDAYCATRADCDSLGISVGDYVAFDPLPEFTESGHISARHLDDKAGVAALLAALKAIVDSGEPLLIDCHPLFTITEETGSGAAAALPWDVSEFVGIDIAPVAPGQHSSEHAVSVAMQDSGGPYDYHLSRHLLRLASDNDLPVRRDLFRYYFSDAHSAVTAGHDIRTALLAFGCDATHGYERTHIDSLAALSRLLGAYILSPPVFASDAQPAQGSLDRFSHQLEHETQMESDTRVPSVDSLVGNKF; this is encoded by the coding sequence ATGAGCCTAACCATCCCCGAACCGGATCTGAACTACCTGCAAAAAGTGCTGCTGGAAATGCTCGCCATTCCCAGCCCCACCGGGTTCACCGACACCATCGTGCGCTACGTCGCCGAGCGTCTGGAAGAACTGGGCATCCCCTTTGAAATGACCCGGCGCGGCACCATCCGCGCCACCCTCAAGGGCCAGAAAAACAGCCCTGACCGCGCGGTATCTGCGCATTTGGACACCATCGGCGCCGCCGTGCGGGCCATCAAGGACAACGGCCGCCTGACCCTGGCGCCCGTAGGCTGCTGGTCAAGCCGCTTTGCCGAAGGCAGCCGCGTCAGCCTGTTCACCGACAATGGCGTGATTCGCGGCAGCGTGTTGCCGTTGATGGCGTCCGGGCATGCGTTCAACACCGCCGTGGATGAAATGCCGGTGAGCTGGGACCACGTGGAGTTGCGCCTGGACGCCTACTGCGCCACCCGCGCCGACTGCGACTCGCTGGGGATCAGCGTGGGCGATTACGTGGCCTTCGACCCGCTGCCCGAATTCACCGAGAGCGGGCATATCAGCGCGCGTCACCTGGATGACAAGGCCGGTGTCGCCGCCCTGCTCGCCGCGCTCAAGGCGATCGTCGACAGCGGCGAACCCTTGCTGATCGACTGCCACCCGCTGTTCACCATCACCGAAGAAACCGGCAGCGGCGCCGCAGCCGCCCTGCCCTGGGACGTCAGCGAATTCGTCGGCATCGACATCGCTCCGGTCGCCCCCGGCCAGCACTCCAGCGAGCACGCGGTGAGTGTGGCGATGCAGGATTCGGGCGGGCCGTATGACTATCACTTGTCCCGGCATTTGCTGCGCCTGGCCTCGGACAACGACCTGCCGGTACGCCGCGACCTCTTTCGCTACTACTTCAGCGATGCACATTCGGCGGTCACGGCCGGCCATGACATCCGTACCGCCCTGCTGGCGTTCGGTTGCGATGCGACCCACGGTTATGAGCGCACCCACATCGACAGCCTTGCGGCGCTGAGTCGCCTGCTCGGCGCGTACATCCTCAGCCCGCCGGTATTCGCCAGCGATGCGCAGCCCGCCCAGGGTTCTCTCGACCGGTTCAGCCATCAGCTGGAGCATGAGACGCAAATGGAGAGCGACACCCGCGTGCCGTCGGTGGACAGCCTGGTGGGCAACAAGTTCTAG
- a CDS encoding SDR family oxidoreductase, with amino-acid sequence MQNRMMITGAGSGLGREIALRWAREGWQLALSDVSEPGLQETLKMVREAGGDGFVQRCDVRDYSQLTAFAQACEVKLGGIDVIVNNAGVASGGFFAELSLEDWDWQIAINLMGVVKGCKAFLPLLEKSKGRIINIASMAALMQGPAMSNYNVAKAGVVALSESLLVELKQQEVGVHVVCPSFFQTNLVDSFRGPTPAMKAQVGKLLESSPISAADIADYIYQRVAEGEFMILPHEQGRMAWALKQKNPQLLYDEMTLMADKMRAKAQAGAVKG; translated from the coding sequence ATGCAAAATCGCATGATGATCACGGGCGCCGGATCGGGCCTCGGTCGTGAAATCGCTCTGCGCTGGGCCCGCGAGGGTTGGCAATTGGCCTTGTCGGACGTGAGCGAGCCCGGCCTGCAGGAGACCCTCAAAATGGTGCGCGAAGCGGGCGGCGACGGGTTTGTGCAGCGCTGCGATGTGCGCGACTACAGCCAGCTCACGGCGTTTGCCCAGGCGTGTGAAGTGAAGCTGGGCGGCATTGATGTGATCGTCAATAACGCCGGCGTGGCTTCGGGCGGGTTCTTTGCCGAGTTATCGCTGGAGGATTGGGACTGGCAGATCGCAATCAACCTGATGGGTGTGGTCAAGGGCTGCAAGGCGTTCCTGCCGCTGCTGGAGAAGAGCAAGGGCCGGATTATCAACATCGCTTCGATGGCGGCGTTGATGCAGGGCCCGGCGATGAGTAATTACAACGTGGCCAAGGCGGGCGTGGTGGCGTTGTCGGAAAGTTTGCTGGTGGAGCTCAAGCAGCAGGAAGTGGGGGTGCATGTGGTGTGCCCGTCGTTTTTCCAGACCAACCTGGTGGACTCGTTCCGTGGGCCGACGCCGGCGATGAAGGCCCAGGTGGGCAAGCTGCTCGAGAGTTCGCCGATTTCGGCGGCGGACATTGCCGACTACATCTACCAGCGGGTGGCTGAGGGCGAGTTCATGATTCTGCCCCACGAGCAGGGGCGGATGGCGTGGGCATTGAAGCAGAAGAACCCGCAGTTGCTGTATGACGAAATGACGCTGATGGCGGACAAGATGCGGGCCAAGGCGCAGGCGGGAGCGGTTAAGGGCTGA
- the csrA gene encoding carbon storage regulator CsrA → MLVLSRAVGEIISIGDDIALHILELNGTQVKFGIQAPSGVNVHRAEVYQKILERQAAEPQANP, encoded by the coding sequence ATGCTGGTCTTGAGCCGCGCCGTAGGCGAAATCATCTCTATCGGCGATGACATCGCCCTGCACATTCTCGAACTGAACGGTACCCAAGTGAAATTCGGTATCCAGGCCCCGTCAGGCGTCAACGTGCACCGGGCCGAGGTCTACCAGAAGATCCTCGAACGCCAGGCCGCAGAACCCCAGGCCAACCCTTGA
- a CDS encoding N-acetylglutaminylglutamine amidotransferase, protein MCGLAGELRFDAQPADLAAIERITHHLAPRGPDAWGFHAQGPIALGHRRLKIMDLSDGSAQPMVDSYLGLSLAFNGAIYNFPELREELEALGYAFYSGGDTEVLLKGYHAWGEALLPKLNGMFAFAIWERDAQRLFIARDRLGVKPLYLSRTGQRLRFASALPALLKGGDINPILDPVALNHYLNFHAVVPAPRTLLAGIEKLPPATWMRIDASGKTEQKVWWTLPYGPRDDEKNLTLEDWTDRVLDSTREAVAIRQRAAVDVGVLLSGGVDSSMLVGLLREVGVEDLSTFSIGFEDAGGERGDEFQYSDLIARHYGTRHHQLRIAESEIIEQLPAAFRAMSEPMVSHDCIAFYLLSREVAKHCKVVQSGQGADELFAGYHWYPQVDGASDPYAAYRDAFFDRSYDDYAATVAPKWLTANDAAGDFVREHFAMPGADAAVDKALRLDSTVMLVDDPVKRVDNMTMAWGLEARTPFLDYRLVELSARVPGKFKLPDGGKQVLKEAARRVIPGEVIDRKKGYFPVPGLKHLQGDTLNWVRELLLDPSQDRGLFNPAMLDRLLTDPQGQLTPLRGSKLWQLAALNLWLSEQGI, encoded by the coding sequence ATGTGCGGATTAGCTGGAGAATTACGTTTCGATGCCCAACCTGCCGACCTGGCGGCCATTGAGCGCATCACCCACCACCTGGCCCCTCGTGGCCCCGACGCCTGGGGTTTCCATGCCCAAGGGCCGATCGCGTTGGGCCACCGACGCCTGAAAATCATGGACCTGTCGGACGGCTCGGCCCAACCGATGGTCGATTCGTACCTGGGCCTGAGCCTAGCCTTCAACGGTGCGATCTATAACTTCCCGGAATTGCGCGAAGAGCTGGAAGCCCTGGGCTACGCCTTCTACTCCGGCGGCGACACCGAAGTGCTGCTCAAGGGCTACCACGCCTGGGGCGAAGCCTTGCTGCCCAAGCTCAACGGCATGTTCGCGTTCGCCATTTGGGAACGTGACGCCCAGCGCCTGTTTATCGCCCGCGACCGCCTCGGCGTGAAGCCGCTGTACCTGTCGCGCACCGGCCAGCGTTTGCGCTTTGCCTCTGCTTTGCCGGCGCTGCTCAAAGGCGGTGATATCAACCCGATCCTCGACCCGGTGGCTCTCAACCACTACCTGAACTTCCATGCCGTGGTGCCTGCCCCGCGCACGTTGCTGGCCGGCATTGAAAAGCTGCCGCCAGCCACCTGGATGCGCATCGACGCCAGCGGCAAGACCGAGCAAAAAGTCTGGTGGACCCTGCCCTACGGCCCGCGTGACGATGAAAAGAACCTGACGCTGGAAGACTGGACCGACCGCGTGCTCGACAGCACCCGCGAAGCCGTGGCCATCCGCCAACGCGCCGCCGTGGATGTGGGCGTGCTGCTCTCCGGCGGTGTGGATTCAAGCATGCTCGTGGGCCTGTTGCGCGAAGTCGGCGTGGAAGACTTGTCGACCTTTTCCATCGGTTTTGAGGACGCCGGTGGCGAGCGCGGCGACGAATTTCAATATTCGGACCTGATCGCCAGGCACTACGGCACCCGTCATCACCAACTGCGCATTGCCGAAAGCGAGATCATCGAACAGCTGCCTGCTGCGTTCCGCGCCATGAGCGAGCCGATGGTCAGCCATGACTGCATCGCCTTCTACCTGCTGTCGCGGGAAGTGGCCAAGCACTGCAAGGTGGTGCAAAGCGGCCAGGGCGCCGACGAACTGTTTGCCGGTTACCACTGGTACCCGCAAGTCGACGGCGCCAGCGACCCTTACGCGGCGTACCGCGATGCATTTTTCGACCGCAGCTACGACGACTACGCCGCCACCGTCGCGCCGAAATGGCTGACCGCCAACGACGCCGCCGGTGACTTCGTGCGCGAGCATTTCGCCATGCCCGGCGCCGATGCGGCCGTGGACAAGGCCCTGCGCCTGGACAGCACGGTGATGCTGGTGGACGACCCGGTCAAACGCGTCGACAACATGACCATGGCCTGGGGCCTGGAAGCGCGTACGCCGTTCCTGGACTACCGCCTGGTGGAGCTCTCGGCACGCGTACCGGGCAAGTTCAAGCTGCCGGACGGCGGCAAGCAGGTGCTCAAGGAAGCCGCGCGTCGCGTGATCCCCGGTGAAGTCATCGACCGCAAGAAAGGCTATTTCCCGGTGCCGGGCCTCAAGCATTTGCAGGGCGACACGCTCAACTGGGTCCGTGAACTGCTGCTCGACCCGAGCCAGGATCGCGGCCTGTTCAACCCGGCCATGCTCGACCGCCTGCTCACCGACCCGCAAGGCCAACTGACGCCCCTGCGCGGCTCCAAACTGTGGCAACTGGCAGCGCTGAACCTGTGGCTGAGCGAACAAGGAATCTGA
- a CDS encoding DUF3309 family protein has product MSLILIIILILLLVGGLPVFPHSRNWGYGPSGILGVVLVVLVVLLLLGRI; this is encoded by the coding sequence ATGAGCCTCATTCTAATCATCATCCTGATCCTGCTGCTGGTTGGCGGTTTGCCAGTATTCCCTCACTCGCGCAACTGGGGTTATGGCCCGTCAGGCATTCTGGGCGTTGTCCTGGTAGTTCTGGTGGTGTTGTTGTTACTCGGCCGTATATAA
- a CDS encoding YheU family protein, with protein sequence MLIPYDALEVDTLTRLIEDFVTRDGTDNGDDTPLETRVLRVRQALTKGQALIVFDPESEQCQLMLKHDVPKHLFD encoded by the coding sequence ATGCTGATTCCCTACGACGCACTTGAAGTCGACACCCTGACCCGCCTCATCGAAGATTTCGTGACCCGCGACGGCACCGACAACGGTGATGACACCCCGCTGGAAACCCGCGTACTGCGCGTGCGCCAGGCCCTGACCAAAGGCCAGGCGTTGATCGTGTTTGACCCTGAAAGCGAACAATGCCAATTGATGCTCAAGCACGATGTGCCCAAGCATCTGTTTGACTGA
- a CDS encoding LTA synthase family protein, with protein sequence MANPDALSQQRASNRLLQPTVKSHLAYTLLCALVMMVMFSLLRLALLVYNREMILDTPASTFLEAFANGLRLDIRLVMYVLVPLLLALFSVRAMAARGFFRLWLTVASSIALFLGLMEMDFYREFHQRLNGLVFQYVKEDPKTVMSMLWYGFPVVRYLLAWAVGTLILSIAFKGADRATRPRGPFSGGSIGTRQVAPWYTRIAVFVVCLLIAVVAIRGTLRQGPPLRWGDVYTTDSNFANQLGLNGTLSLIAAAKSRFSEERSNIWKATLDQPLATQTVRDMLVLPQEKLVDTDTAAVRRDYTPPADKTLPIKNVVVILMESFAGHSVGALGRPGNITPYFDKLSKEGLLFDRFFSNGTHTHQGMFATMACFPNLPGFEYLMQTPEGSHKLSGLPQLLSARKFDDVYVYNGDFAWDNQSGFFSNQGMTNFIGRNDFVNPVFSDPTWGVSDQDMFSRGLEELKTRGESGKPFYALLQTLSNHTPYALPTPLPVEKVTGRGSLDEHLTAMRYSDWALGQFFEKARKEPYFKETLFVIVGDHGFGNEQQITEMDLGRFNVPMLMIAPGMQEKFGQRDHTVGTQIDIVPTIMGRLGGDTLHQCWGRDLLNLPEGDKGFGVIKPSGSDQTVALVTADRILVLPKEMPPKLWEYELGAEPTGKVIPESPDEAALKQKLESFLQTATKSLLDNTAGVVDGKPD encoded by the coding sequence TAATCGCCTGCTGCAACCGACCGTCAAATCCCATCTGGCGTACACGCTGCTCTGCGCACTGGTCATGATGGTGATGTTCTCCCTGCTGCGCCTGGCGCTGCTGGTCTACAACCGCGAGATGATCCTCGACACGCCGGCCTCGACCTTCCTTGAAGCGTTCGCCAACGGCCTGCGCCTGGATATACGCCTGGTGATGTACGTGCTGGTTCCGCTGCTGCTGGCCTTGTTCAGCGTTCGGGCCATGGCGGCACGGGGCTTCTTCCGTTTGTGGCTGACTGTCGCGTCCAGCATTGCCCTGTTCCTGGGCCTGATGGAAATGGACTTCTACCGTGAATTCCACCAGCGCCTCAACGGCCTGGTCTTCCAGTATGTAAAGGAAGACCCGAAAACCGTGATGAGCATGCTCTGGTACGGTTTCCCGGTAGTGCGCTACCTGCTGGCCTGGGCCGTGGGCACGCTGATCCTGAGCATCGCCTTCAAGGGCGCCGACCGTGCCACCCGCCCGCGTGGCCCGTTCAGCGGTGGCAGCATCGGCACCCGCCAGGTGGCGCCGTGGTACACGCGCATCGCCGTGTTCGTGGTCTGCCTGTTGATCGCGGTGGTCGCCATTCGCGGCACGCTGCGCCAGGGTCCACCGCTGCGTTGGGGTGACGTCTACACCACCGACTCCAACTTCGCCAACCAGCTCGGCCTCAACGGCACCTTGTCGCTGATTGCCGCCGCCAAGTCGCGCTTCTCCGAAGAGCGTTCGAATATCTGGAAAGCCACCCTGGATCAGCCGCTGGCGACCCAGACCGTGCGTGACATGCTGGTGCTGCCGCAGGAAAAACTGGTGGATACCGACACCGCCGCCGTGCGCCGTGACTACACGCCACCGGCCGACAAGACCCTGCCGATCAAGAACGTCGTGGTCATCCTGATGGAAAGCTTCGCCGGTCACTCGGTGGGCGCGCTGGGCCGCCCAGGCAATATCACGCCGTACTTCGACAAGCTGTCCAAGGAAGGCCTGTTGTTCGACCGTTTCTTCTCCAACGGTACCCACACCCACCAGGGCATGTTCGCCACCATGGCGTGCTTCCCGAACCTGCCGGGCTTCGAATATCTGATGCAGACCCCGGAAGGCAGCCACAAGCTGTCGGGCCTGCCACAGCTGCTGAGCGCGCGCAAGTTTGACGACGTGTATGTCTATAACGGCGATTTTGCCTGGGACAACCAGTCCGGGTTCTTCAGCAACCAGGGCATGACCAATTTCATCGGGCGCAACGACTTCGTGAACCCGGTGTTCTCCGACCCGACATGGGGCGTCTCTGACCAGGACATGTTCAGCCGTGGCCTGGAAGAACTGAAAACCCGCGGTGAAAGCGGCAAACCGTTCTATGCGCTGTTGCAGACCCTGTCCAACCATACGCCATATGCCTTGCCGACGCCGTTGCCGGTCGAAAAGGTCACCGGTCGTGGCAGCCTGGACGAGCATTTGACGGCCATGCGCTACTCCGACTGGGCCCTGGGCCAGTTCTTTGAAAAAGCCCGCAAGGAGCCGTACTTCAAGGAAACCCTGTTTGTGATTGTGGGTGACCACGGCTTCGGCAACGAGCAGCAGATCACCGAAATGGACCTGGGCCGTTTCAACGTGCCGATGCTGATGATCGCGCCGGGCATGCAGGAAAAGTTCGGCCAGCGTGACCACACCGTGGGTACTCAAATCGACATCGTGCCGACCATCATGGGCCGTCTCGGCGGCGACACCTTGCACCAATGCTGGGGCCGCGATCTGCTGAACTTGCCCGAAGGCGACAAGGGCTTTGGCGTGATCAAGCCGTCGGGCAGCGACCAGACCGTTGCGCTGGTGACAGCCGACCGTATTCTGGTACTGCCCAAGGAAATGCCGCCGAAGTTGTGGGAATACGAACTGGGCGCCGAACCGACCGGCAAAGTGATTCCCGAATCGCCGGACGAAGCCGCGCTGAAGCAGAAACTTGAGTCGTTCCTGCAAACCGCGACCAAGAGCCTGTTGGATAACACCGCCGGTGTGGTTGACGGCAAGCCGGACTAA